The following are encoded in a window of Lagenorhynchus albirostris chromosome 3, mLagAlb1.1, whole genome shotgun sequence genomic DNA:
- the FGFR4 gene encoding fibroblast growth factor receptor 4 isoform X4, translating to MTSSNGDEDPKTHRGPSNEHIYPQQAPYWTHPQRMEKKLHAVPAGNTIKFRCPAAGNPMPTIRWLKDGQDFHGEHRIGGIRLRHQHWSLVMESVVPSDRGTYTCLVENSLGSIRYSYLLDVLERSPHRPILQAGLPANTTAVVGSDVELLCKVYSDAQPHIQWLKHIVINGSSFGADGFPYVQVLKTADINSSEVEVLYLRNVSAEDAGEYTCLAGNSIGLSYQSAWLTVLTEEDLMWSATAPEARYTDIILYTSGSLALMVLLLLAGLYRRQVLLGRHPRQPATVQKLSRFPLARQFSLESGSSAKSSSSLVRGVRLSSSGPPLLAGLVNLDLPLDTLWEFPRDRLVLGKPLGEGCFGQVVCAEAFGMDPIRPDQASTVAVKMLKDNASDKDLADLVSEMEVMKLIGRHKNIINLLGVCTQEGPLYVIVECAAKGNLREFLRARRPPGPDLSPDGPRSSEGPLSFPALVSCAYQVARGMQYLESRKCIHRDLAARNVLVTEDNVMKIADFGLARGIHHIDYYKKTSNGRLPVKWMAPEALFDRVYTHQSDVWSFGILLWEIFTLGGSPYPGIPVEELFSLLREGHRMDRPPHCPPELYGLMRECWHAAPSQRPTFKQLVEALDKVLLAVSEEYLDLRLTFGPYSPAGGDASSTCSSSDSVFSHDPLPLGPSPFSFPGVQT from the exons ATGACCTCCAGCAATGGTGATGAGGACCCCAAGACCCACAGAGGCCCCTCAAATGAGCACATTTACCCCCAGCAAG CACCCTACTGGACACACCCCCAGCGCATGGAGAAGAAACTGCATGCAGTGCCTGCCGGGAACACCATCAAGTTCCGCTGTCCAGCTGCAGGCAACCCCATGCCCACCATCCGCTGGCTCAAGGATGGACAGGACTTCCATGGGGAGCATCGCATTGGAGGCATTCGG CTGCGCCACCAGCACTGGAGCCTGGTGATGGAAAGCGTGGTGCCCTCGGACCGTGGCACATACACCTGCCTTGTGGAGAACTCTTTGGGCAGCATCCGCTACAGCTATCTGCTGGACGTGCTGG aGCGGTCCCCGCACCGGCCCATCCTGCAGGCGGGGCTCCCAGCCAACACCACAGCTGTAGTGGGCAGCGACGTGGAGCTGCTCTGCAAGGTGTACAGCGACGCCCAGCCCCACATCCAGTGGCTGAAGCACATTGTCATCAACGGCAGCAGCTTCGGTGCCGATGGCTTCCCCTATGTGCAAGTCTTAAAG ACAGCAGACATCAATAGCTCGGAGGTGGAGGTCCTATACCTGCGGAATGTGTCTGCTGAGGATGCAGGCGAGTACACCTGCCTGGCGGGCAATTCCATCGGCCTTTCCTACCAGTCAGCCTGGCTCACGGTGCTGACAG AGGAGGATCTCATGTGGTCGGCAACAGCGCCTGAGGCCAGGTACACGGACATCATCCTGTACACATCAGGCTCTCTGGCTTTGATGGTGCTCCTGCTTCTGGCCGGGCTGTATCGCAGGCAGGTGCTCCTCGGCCGGCACCCCCGGCAGCCTGCCACTGTGCAGAAATTGTCCCGCTTCCCTCTGGCCCGACAG TTCTCCCTGGAGTCAGGCTCCTCAGCCAAGTCAAGCTCGTCCCTGGTGCGGGGTGTCCGTCTCTCCTCCAGCGGCCCCCCCTTGCTTGCGGGCCTCGTGAATCTAGACCTACCTCTCGACACACTGTGGGAGTTCCCCCGGGACAG GCTGGTCCTGGGAAAGCCCCTGGGCGAGGGCTGCTTCGGGCAGGTGGTGTGTGCAGAGGCCTTTGGTATGGACCCCATCCGGCCTGACCAAGCCAGCACTGTGGCCGTCAAGATGCTTAAGG ACAATGCCTCCGACAAGGATTTGGCAGACCTGGTCTCTGAGATGGAGGTGATGAAGCTGATTGGCCGACACAAGAACATTATCAACCTGCTGGGTGTCTGCACCCAggaag GGCCCCTGTACGTGATTGTGGAGTGTGCCGCCAAGGGAAACCTGCGGGAGTTCCTGCGGGCCCGCCGCCCCCCAGGCCCTGACCTCAGCCCTGACGGGCCTCGGAGCAGCGAGGGGCCactctccttccctgccctggTCTCCTGCGCCTACCAGGTGGCCCGGGGCATGCAGTACCTGGAGTCGCGGAAG tgcATCCACCGGGATCTGGCTGCCCGCAACGTGCTGGTGACCGAGGACAATGTGATGAAGATCGCTGACTTTGGGCTGGCCCGCGGCATCCACCACATTGACTACTACAAGAAAACTAGCAAT gGCCGCCTGCCTGTCAAGTGGATGGCACCTGAGGCCTTGTTTGACAGAGTCTACACACACCAGAGTGACGT GTGGTCATTTGGGATCCTGCTGTGGGAGATCTTTACCCTCGGGGGCTCCCCATACCCTGGCATCCCAGTGGAGGAGCTGTTCTCGCTGCTACGAGAGGGGCATCGGATGGACCGGCCCCCACACTGCCCCCCAGAGCT GTACGGGCTGATGCGTGAGTGCTGGCACGCAGCACCCTCTCAGAGGCCCACTTTCAAGCAGCTGGTAGAGGCACTGGACAAAGTCCTGCTGGCCGTCTCTGAGGAG TACCTCGACCTCCGCCTAACCTTTGGACCCTACTCCCCTGCTGGCGGGGACGCCAGCAGCACCTGCTCCTCCAGCGACTCTGTCTTCAGCCACGACCCCCTGCCCCTGGGGCCcagccccttctccttccctgggGTGCAGACATGA
- the FGFR4 gene encoding fibroblast growth factor receptor 4 isoform X3 — MLVLHNVTLVVDDSMTSSNGDEDPKTHRGPSNEHIYPQQAPYWTHPQRMEKKLHAVPAGNTIKFRCPAAGNPMPTIRWLKDGQDFHGEHRIGGIRLRHQHWSLVMESVVPSDRGTYTCLVENSLGSIRYSYLLDVLERSPHRPILQAGLPANTTAVVGSDVELLCKVYSDAQPHIQWLKHIVINGSSFGADGFPYVQVLKTADINSSEVEVLYLRNVSAEDAGEYTCLAGNSIGLSYQSAWLTVLTEEDLMWSATAPEARYTDIILYTSGSLALMVLLLLAGLYRRQVLLGRHPRQPATVQKLSRFPLARQFSLESGSSAKSSSSLVRGVRLSSSGPPLLAGLVNLDLPLDTLWEFPRDRLVLGKPLGEGCFGQVVCAEAFGMDPIRPDQASTVAVKMLKDNASDKDLADLVSEMEVMKLIGRHKNIINLLGVCTQEGPLYVIVECAAKGNLREFLRARRPPGPDLSPDGPRSSEGPLSFPALVSCAYQVARGMQYLESRKCIHRDLAARNVLVTEDNVMKIADFGLARGIHHIDYYKKTSNGRLPVKWMAPEALFDRVYTHQSDVWSFGILLWEIFTLGGSPYPGIPVEELFSLLREGHRMDRPPHCPPELYGLMRECWHAAPSQRPTFKQLVEALDKVLLAVSEEYLDLRLTFGPYSPAGGDASSTCSSSDSVFSHDPLPLGPSPFSFPGVQT; from the exons ATGCTTGTCTTGCACAATGTCACCTTGGTTGTGGATG ACTCCATGACCTCCAGCAATGGTGATGAGGACCCCAAGACCCACAGAGGCCCCTCAAATGAGCACATTTACCCCCAGCAAG CACCCTACTGGACACACCCCCAGCGCATGGAGAAGAAACTGCATGCAGTGCCTGCCGGGAACACCATCAAGTTCCGCTGTCCAGCTGCAGGCAACCCCATGCCCACCATCCGCTGGCTCAAGGATGGACAGGACTTCCATGGGGAGCATCGCATTGGAGGCATTCGG CTGCGCCACCAGCACTGGAGCCTGGTGATGGAAAGCGTGGTGCCCTCGGACCGTGGCACATACACCTGCCTTGTGGAGAACTCTTTGGGCAGCATCCGCTACAGCTATCTGCTGGACGTGCTGG aGCGGTCCCCGCACCGGCCCATCCTGCAGGCGGGGCTCCCAGCCAACACCACAGCTGTAGTGGGCAGCGACGTGGAGCTGCTCTGCAAGGTGTACAGCGACGCCCAGCCCCACATCCAGTGGCTGAAGCACATTGTCATCAACGGCAGCAGCTTCGGTGCCGATGGCTTCCCCTATGTGCAAGTCTTAAAG ACAGCAGACATCAATAGCTCGGAGGTGGAGGTCCTATACCTGCGGAATGTGTCTGCTGAGGATGCAGGCGAGTACACCTGCCTGGCGGGCAATTCCATCGGCCTTTCCTACCAGTCAGCCTGGCTCACGGTGCTGACAG AGGAGGATCTCATGTGGTCGGCAACAGCGCCTGAGGCCAGGTACACGGACATCATCCTGTACACATCAGGCTCTCTGGCTTTGATGGTGCTCCTGCTTCTGGCCGGGCTGTATCGCAGGCAGGTGCTCCTCGGCCGGCACCCCCGGCAGCCTGCCACTGTGCAGAAATTGTCCCGCTTCCCTCTGGCCCGACAG TTCTCCCTGGAGTCAGGCTCCTCAGCCAAGTCAAGCTCGTCCCTGGTGCGGGGTGTCCGTCTCTCCTCCAGCGGCCCCCCCTTGCTTGCGGGCCTCGTGAATCTAGACCTACCTCTCGACACACTGTGGGAGTTCCCCCGGGACAG GCTGGTCCTGGGAAAGCCCCTGGGCGAGGGCTGCTTCGGGCAGGTGGTGTGTGCAGAGGCCTTTGGTATGGACCCCATCCGGCCTGACCAAGCCAGCACTGTGGCCGTCAAGATGCTTAAGG ACAATGCCTCCGACAAGGATTTGGCAGACCTGGTCTCTGAGATGGAGGTGATGAAGCTGATTGGCCGACACAAGAACATTATCAACCTGCTGGGTGTCTGCACCCAggaag GGCCCCTGTACGTGATTGTGGAGTGTGCCGCCAAGGGAAACCTGCGGGAGTTCCTGCGGGCCCGCCGCCCCCCAGGCCCTGACCTCAGCCCTGACGGGCCTCGGAGCAGCGAGGGGCCactctccttccctgccctggTCTCCTGCGCCTACCAGGTGGCCCGGGGCATGCAGTACCTGGAGTCGCGGAAG tgcATCCACCGGGATCTGGCTGCCCGCAACGTGCTGGTGACCGAGGACAATGTGATGAAGATCGCTGACTTTGGGCTGGCCCGCGGCATCCACCACATTGACTACTACAAGAAAACTAGCAAT gGCCGCCTGCCTGTCAAGTGGATGGCACCTGAGGCCTTGTTTGACAGAGTCTACACACACCAGAGTGACGT GTGGTCATTTGGGATCCTGCTGTGGGAGATCTTTACCCTCGGGGGCTCCCCATACCCTGGCATCCCAGTGGAGGAGCTGTTCTCGCTGCTACGAGAGGGGCATCGGATGGACCGGCCCCCACACTGCCCCCCAGAGCT GTACGGGCTGATGCGTGAGTGCTGGCACGCAGCACCCTCTCAGAGGCCCACTTTCAAGCAGCTGGTAGAGGCACTGGACAAAGTCCTGCTGGCCGTCTCTGAGGAG TACCTCGACCTCCGCCTAACCTTTGGACCCTACTCCCCTGCTGGCGGGGACGCCAGCAGCACCTGCTCCTCCAGCGACTCTGTCTTCAGCCACGACCCCCTGCCCCTGGGGCCcagccccttctccttccctgggGTGCAGACATGA
- the FGFR4 gene encoding fibroblast growth factor receptor 4 isoform X2 produces the protein MRLLLALLGVLLGAPGAPALSLEASEEAELEPCLAPSPEQQEQELTVALGQPVRLCCGWAERSGHWYKEGSRLAPAGRVRGWRGRLEIASFLPEDAGRYLCLTRGSMLVLHNVTLVVDDSMTSSNGDEDPKTHRGPSNEHIYPQQAPYWTHPQRMEKKLHAVPAGNTIKFRCPAAGNPMPTIRWLKDGQDFHGEHRIGGIRLRHQHWSLVMESVVPSDRGTYTCLVENSLGSIRYSYLLDVLADINSSEVEVLYLRNVSAEDAGEYTCLAGNSIGLSYQSAWLTVLTEEDLMWSATAPEARYTDIILYTSGSLALMVLLLLAGLYRRQVLLGRHPRQPATVQKLSRFPLARQFSLESGSSAKSSSSLVRGVRLSSSGPPLLAGLVNLDLPLDTLWEFPRDRLVLGKPLGEGCFGQVVCAEAFGMDPIRPDQASTVAVKMLKDNASDKDLADLVSEMEVMKLIGRHKNIINLLGVCTQEGPLYVIVECAAKGNLREFLRARRPPGPDLSPDGPRSSEGPLSFPALVSCAYQVARGMQYLESRKCIHRDLAARNVLVTEDNVMKIADFGLARGIHHIDYYKKTSNGRLPVKWMAPEALFDRVYTHQSDVWSFGILLWEIFTLGGSPYPGIPVEELFSLLREGHRMDRPPHCPPELYGLMRECWHAAPSQRPTFKQLVEALDKVLLAVSEEYLDLRLTFGPYSPAGGDASSTCSSSDSVFSHDPLPLGPSPFSFPGVQT, from the exons ATGCGGCTGCTGTTGGCCCTGTTGGGGGTCCTGCTGGGGGCACCTGGGGCTCCAGCTTTGTCCCTTGAGGCCTCTGAGGAAGCGGAGCTGG AGCcctgcctggcccccagcccagagCAGCAAGAGCAGGAGCTGACTGTGGCGCTTGGGCAGCCTGTGCGGTTATGCTGTGGGTGGGCTGAGCGCAGTGGCCACTGGTACAAGGAGGGCAGTCGCCTGGCACCTGCTGGCCGGGTACGAGGCTGGAGAGGCCGCTTGGAGATCGCCAGCTTCCTACCCGAAGACGCTGGTCGATACCTCTGCCTGACACGAGGCTCCATGCTTGTCTTGCACAATGTCACCTTGGTTGTGGATG ACTCCATGACCTCCAGCAATGGTGATGAGGACCCCAAGACCCACAGAGGCCCCTCAAATGAGCACATTTACCCCCAGCAAG CACCCTACTGGACACACCCCCAGCGCATGGAGAAGAAACTGCATGCAGTGCCTGCCGGGAACACCATCAAGTTCCGCTGTCCAGCTGCAGGCAACCCCATGCCCACCATCCGCTGGCTCAAGGATGGACAGGACTTCCATGGGGAGCATCGCATTGGAGGCATTCGG CTGCGCCACCAGCACTGGAGCCTGGTGATGGAAAGCGTGGTGCCCTCGGACCGTGGCACATACACCTGCCTTGTGGAGAACTCTTTGGGCAGCATCCGCTACAGCTATCTGCTGGACGTGCTGG CAGACATCAATAGCTCGGAGGTGGAGGTCCTATACCTGCGGAATGTGTCTGCTGAGGATGCAGGCGAGTACACCTGCCTGGCGGGCAATTCCATCGGCCTTTCCTACCAGTCAGCCTGGCTCACGGTGCTGACAG AGGAGGATCTCATGTGGTCGGCAACAGCGCCTGAGGCCAGGTACACGGACATCATCCTGTACACATCAGGCTCTCTGGCTTTGATGGTGCTCCTGCTTCTGGCCGGGCTGTATCGCAGGCAGGTGCTCCTCGGCCGGCACCCCCGGCAGCCTGCCACTGTGCAGAAATTGTCCCGCTTCCCTCTGGCCCGACAG TTCTCCCTGGAGTCAGGCTCCTCAGCCAAGTCAAGCTCGTCCCTGGTGCGGGGTGTCCGTCTCTCCTCCAGCGGCCCCCCCTTGCTTGCGGGCCTCGTGAATCTAGACCTACCTCTCGACACACTGTGGGAGTTCCCCCGGGACAG GCTGGTCCTGGGAAAGCCCCTGGGCGAGGGCTGCTTCGGGCAGGTGGTGTGTGCAGAGGCCTTTGGTATGGACCCCATCCGGCCTGACCAAGCCAGCACTGTGGCCGTCAAGATGCTTAAGG ACAATGCCTCCGACAAGGATTTGGCAGACCTGGTCTCTGAGATGGAGGTGATGAAGCTGATTGGCCGACACAAGAACATTATCAACCTGCTGGGTGTCTGCACCCAggaag GGCCCCTGTACGTGATTGTGGAGTGTGCCGCCAAGGGAAACCTGCGGGAGTTCCTGCGGGCCCGCCGCCCCCCAGGCCCTGACCTCAGCCCTGACGGGCCTCGGAGCAGCGAGGGGCCactctccttccctgccctggTCTCCTGCGCCTACCAGGTGGCCCGGGGCATGCAGTACCTGGAGTCGCGGAAG tgcATCCACCGGGATCTGGCTGCCCGCAACGTGCTGGTGACCGAGGACAATGTGATGAAGATCGCTGACTTTGGGCTGGCCCGCGGCATCCACCACATTGACTACTACAAGAAAACTAGCAAT gGCCGCCTGCCTGTCAAGTGGATGGCACCTGAGGCCTTGTTTGACAGAGTCTACACACACCAGAGTGACGT GTGGTCATTTGGGATCCTGCTGTGGGAGATCTTTACCCTCGGGGGCTCCCCATACCCTGGCATCCCAGTGGAGGAGCTGTTCTCGCTGCTACGAGAGGGGCATCGGATGGACCGGCCCCCACACTGCCCCCCAGAGCT GTACGGGCTGATGCGTGAGTGCTGGCACGCAGCACCCTCTCAGAGGCCCACTTTCAAGCAGCTGGTAGAGGCACTGGACAAAGTCCTGCTGGCCGTCTCTGAGGAG TACCTCGACCTCCGCCTAACCTTTGGACCCTACTCCCCTGCTGGCGGGGACGCCAGCAGCACCTGCTCCTCCAGCGACTCTGTCTTCAGCCACGACCCCCTGCCCCTGGGGCCcagccccttctccttccctgggGTGCAGACATGA
- the FGFR4 gene encoding fibroblast growth factor receptor 4 isoform X1, with protein sequence MRLLLALLGVLLGAPGAPALSLEASEEAELEPCLAPSPEQQEQELTVALGQPVRLCCGWAERSGHWYKEGSRLAPAGRVRGWRGRLEIASFLPEDAGRYLCLTRGSMLVLHNVTLVVDDSMTSSNGDEDPKTHRGPSNEHIYPQQAPYWTHPQRMEKKLHAVPAGNTIKFRCPAAGNPMPTIRWLKDGQDFHGEHRIGGIRLRHQHWSLVMESVVPSDRGTYTCLVENSLGSIRYSYLLDVLERSPHRPILQAGLPANTTAVVGSDVELLCKVYSDAQPHIQWLKHIVINGSSFGADGFPYVQVLKTADINSSEVEVLYLRNVSAEDAGEYTCLAGNSIGLSYQSAWLTVLTEEDLMWSATAPEARYTDIILYTSGSLALMVLLLLAGLYRRQVLLGRHPRQPATVQKLSRFPLARQFSLESGSSAKSSSSLVRGVRLSSSGPPLLAGLVNLDLPLDTLWEFPRDRLVLGKPLGEGCFGQVVCAEAFGMDPIRPDQASTVAVKMLKDNASDKDLADLVSEMEVMKLIGRHKNIINLLGVCTQEGPLYVIVECAAKGNLREFLRARRPPGPDLSPDGPRSSEGPLSFPALVSCAYQVARGMQYLESRKCIHRDLAARNVLVTEDNVMKIADFGLARGIHHIDYYKKTSNGRLPVKWMAPEALFDRVYTHQSDVWSFGILLWEIFTLGGSPYPGIPVEELFSLLREGHRMDRPPHCPPELYGLMRECWHAAPSQRPTFKQLVEALDKVLLAVSEEYLDLRLTFGPYSPAGGDASSTCSSSDSVFSHDPLPLGPSPFSFPGVQT encoded by the exons ATGCGGCTGCTGTTGGCCCTGTTGGGGGTCCTGCTGGGGGCACCTGGGGCTCCAGCTTTGTCCCTTGAGGCCTCTGAGGAAGCGGAGCTGG AGCcctgcctggcccccagcccagagCAGCAAGAGCAGGAGCTGACTGTGGCGCTTGGGCAGCCTGTGCGGTTATGCTGTGGGTGGGCTGAGCGCAGTGGCCACTGGTACAAGGAGGGCAGTCGCCTGGCACCTGCTGGCCGGGTACGAGGCTGGAGAGGCCGCTTGGAGATCGCCAGCTTCCTACCCGAAGACGCTGGTCGATACCTCTGCCTGACACGAGGCTCCATGCTTGTCTTGCACAATGTCACCTTGGTTGTGGATG ACTCCATGACCTCCAGCAATGGTGATGAGGACCCCAAGACCCACAGAGGCCCCTCAAATGAGCACATTTACCCCCAGCAAG CACCCTACTGGACACACCCCCAGCGCATGGAGAAGAAACTGCATGCAGTGCCTGCCGGGAACACCATCAAGTTCCGCTGTCCAGCTGCAGGCAACCCCATGCCCACCATCCGCTGGCTCAAGGATGGACAGGACTTCCATGGGGAGCATCGCATTGGAGGCATTCGG CTGCGCCACCAGCACTGGAGCCTGGTGATGGAAAGCGTGGTGCCCTCGGACCGTGGCACATACACCTGCCTTGTGGAGAACTCTTTGGGCAGCATCCGCTACAGCTATCTGCTGGACGTGCTGG aGCGGTCCCCGCACCGGCCCATCCTGCAGGCGGGGCTCCCAGCCAACACCACAGCTGTAGTGGGCAGCGACGTGGAGCTGCTCTGCAAGGTGTACAGCGACGCCCAGCCCCACATCCAGTGGCTGAAGCACATTGTCATCAACGGCAGCAGCTTCGGTGCCGATGGCTTCCCCTATGTGCAAGTCTTAAAG ACAGCAGACATCAATAGCTCGGAGGTGGAGGTCCTATACCTGCGGAATGTGTCTGCTGAGGATGCAGGCGAGTACACCTGCCTGGCGGGCAATTCCATCGGCCTTTCCTACCAGTCAGCCTGGCTCACGGTGCTGACAG AGGAGGATCTCATGTGGTCGGCAACAGCGCCTGAGGCCAGGTACACGGACATCATCCTGTACACATCAGGCTCTCTGGCTTTGATGGTGCTCCTGCTTCTGGCCGGGCTGTATCGCAGGCAGGTGCTCCTCGGCCGGCACCCCCGGCAGCCTGCCACTGTGCAGAAATTGTCCCGCTTCCCTCTGGCCCGACAG TTCTCCCTGGAGTCAGGCTCCTCAGCCAAGTCAAGCTCGTCCCTGGTGCGGGGTGTCCGTCTCTCCTCCAGCGGCCCCCCCTTGCTTGCGGGCCTCGTGAATCTAGACCTACCTCTCGACACACTGTGGGAGTTCCCCCGGGACAG GCTGGTCCTGGGAAAGCCCCTGGGCGAGGGCTGCTTCGGGCAGGTGGTGTGTGCAGAGGCCTTTGGTATGGACCCCATCCGGCCTGACCAAGCCAGCACTGTGGCCGTCAAGATGCTTAAGG ACAATGCCTCCGACAAGGATTTGGCAGACCTGGTCTCTGAGATGGAGGTGATGAAGCTGATTGGCCGACACAAGAACATTATCAACCTGCTGGGTGTCTGCACCCAggaag GGCCCCTGTACGTGATTGTGGAGTGTGCCGCCAAGGGAAACCTGCGGGAGTTCCTGCGGGCCCGCCGCCCCCCAGGCCCTGACCTCAGCCCTGACGGGCCTCGGAGCAGCGAGGGGCCactctccttccctgccctggTCTCCTGCGCCTACCAGGTGGCCCGGGGCATGCAGTACCTGGAGTCGCGGAAG tgcATCCACCGGGATCTGGCTGCCCGCAACGTGCTGGTGACCGAGGACAATGTGATGAAGATCGCTGACTTTGGGCTGGCCCGCGGCATCCACCACATTGACTACTACAAGAAAACTAGCAAT gGCCGCCTGCCTGTCAAGTGGATGGCACCTGAGGCCTTGTTTGACAGAGTCTACACACACCAGAGTGACGT GTGGTCATTTGGGATCCTGCTGTGGGAGATCTTTACCCTCGGGGGCTCCCCATACCCTGGCATCCCAGTGGAGGAGCTGTTCTCGCTGCTACGAGAGGGGCATCGGATGGACCGGCCCCCACACTGCCCCCCAGAGCT GTACGGGCTGATGCGTGAGTGCTGGCACGCAGCACCCTCTCAGAGGCCCACTTTCAAGCAGCTGGTAGAGGCACTGGACAAAGTCCTGCTGGCCGTCTCTGAGGAG TACCTCGACCTCCGCCTAACCTTTGGACCCTACTCCCCTGCTGGCGGGGACGCCAGCAGCACCTGCTCCTCCAGCGACTCTGTCTTCAGCCACGACCCCCTGCCCCTGGGGCCcagccccttctccttccctgggGTGCAGACATGA